A window of the Streptomyces sp. NBC_00250 genome harbors these coding sequences:
- a CDS encoding SpoIIE family protein phosphatase: MAVERAEVGELPRGPLLSLRGITKHFGGVVALDSVDLQVDRGQVLGLVGDSGAGKSTLVKALSGVVPPDGGTIEWQGVPVELRRPADAQRLGIATVYQDPSLVDRLDVVANLYLGRELRRFGVLRQIEIEKRSIALFERLAISLPGIRTPVKALTLGQRQTVAIARAMLGRPQLVVLDEPTATLTVGQTSRMLDLIGRLRDQGHAVIMVSHNLDDVQAVADRIAVLRLGCNGGEFESRYTSQEQLAAAISGGHPLAVTLQQSLLPRGLPAQDAVEAAHRYLPAHSGVGGDWFDVIPLSGARVALVVGDVVGHGLHAAATMGRLRTAVNNLAMLDLPPDELLTHLDEVVARIDDEQTAGGREDAVVGATCLYAIYDPVTCRCQLARAGHLPAMLVSPDGTTDIPETPVGPPLGLRGLPFTTVEFDVPEGSQLVFYTDGLVESRTHDIDVGLERLRTILSHPGRSPEETCQAVLRGMLPADSADDIALLVARTRALPGDRIAEWNVPPDPAAVAAGRAAATAQLRRWGLEELVLGTELILSELVTNAIRHGGSPIGVRLVYGRTLICQVADTSSTSPRVRVAADTDEGGRGLFLVGQIAQRWGTRYTETGKIIWTEQQLP, from the coding sequence ATGGCTGTGGAGAGGGCGGAGGTGGGGGAGTTGCCCAGGGGGCCGCTCTTGTCCCTGCGGGGGATCACCAAGCACTTCGGCGGGGTCGTCGCTCTCGACTCGGTCGATCTCCAGGTGGACCGGGGGCAGGTGCTCGGTCTGGTGGGTGACAGCGGAGCCGGCAAGAGCACACTGGTCAAGGCGCTTTCCGGAGTGGTCCCGCCGGATGGCGGGACTATCGAGTGGCAGGGCGTCCCCGTCGAGCTACGCCGGCCCGCCGATGCCCAACGGCTCGGCATCGCCACCGTCTACCAAGACCCGTCGCTGGTCGACCGCTTGGACGTGGTCGCCAACCTCTACCTCGGCCGCGAGCTGCGCAGGTTCGGGGTTCTGCGGCAGATCGAGATAGAGAAGCGGTCCATCGCGCTGTTCGAACGACTCGCCATCAGCCTTCCCGGTATCCGAACCCCCGTGAAGGCTCTCACCCTGGGCCAACGTCAAACGGTCGCCATCGCACGGGCGATGCTGGGCAGGCCTCAGCTGGTCGTCCTCGACGAGCCGACCGCCACACTCACCGTGGGACAGACCTCGCGCATGCTCGACCTGATCGGCCGACTGCGGGACCAGGGGCACGCGGTGATCATGGTCAGCCACAACCTCGACGACGTTCAAGCAGTCGCTGATCGCATCGCCGTGCTCCGGCTGGGCTGCAACGGAGGCGAGTTCGAATCCCGGTACACCAGCCAAGAGCAGCTCGCGGCCGCCATCAGCGGCGGCCATCCGCTCGCGGTGACTCTCCAGCAGAGCCTGCTGCCGCGCGGGCTACCGGCACAGGACGCCGTCGAGGCCGCCCACCGGTACCTTCCCGCACATTCGGGGGTGGGCGGAGACTGGTTCGACGTGATCCCACTGTCCGGAGCCCGCGTCGCACTCGTGGTCGGTGACGTCGTCGGACACGGCCTGCACGCCGCAGCCACCATGGGACGACTGCGTACCGCCGTGAACAACCTCGCCATGCTCGATCTGCCGCCCGACGAACTCCTCACCCACCTCGACGAGGTCGTTGCCCGCATCGACGATGAGCAGACGGCCGGCGGCCGAGAGGACGCTGTCGTCGGCGCCACCTGCCTCTACGCGATCTACGACCCGGTCACCTGCCGCTGCCAGCTTGCCCGCGCCGGGCACCTGCCGGCCATGCTGGTGAGCCCCGACGGCACCACGGACATCCCCGAAACGCCGGTCGGACCGCCTCTGGGGTTGCGCGGGCTGCCCTTCACCACGGTCGAGTTCGACGTCCCCGAGGGCAGTCAGCTGGTCTTCTACACCGACGGGTTGGTGGAGTCACGGACCCACGACATCGACGTGGGCCTGGAGCGGCTGCGCACGATCCTGTCGCACCCCGGGCGCAGTCCGGAGGAGACCTGCCAGGCCGTGCTCAGAGGGATGCTTCCGGCGGATTCGGCCGACGACATCGCCCTGCTGGTCGCGCGTACCCGCGCGTTGCCCGGCGACAGGATCGCCGAGTGGAACGTCCCGCCCGACCCTGCGGCGGTGGCCGCCGGCCGGGCCGCCGCCACGGCCCAACTGCGCCGCTGGGGTCTGGAGGAACTGGTCCTCGGTACGGAGCTGATCCTCAGTGAACTGGTCACCAACGCCATCCGGCACGGTGGCAGTCCGATCGGCGTGCGTCTGGTGTACGGGCGGACGCTGATCTGCCAGGTCGCCGACACCAGCAGCACCTCGCCGCGAGTGAGGGTGGCCGCGGACACGGATGAGGGCGGGCGGGGTCTGTTCCTGGTCGGGCAGATCGCCCAGCGCTGGGGGACGCGGTACACCGAGACCGGGAAGATCATCTGGACCGAACAGCAGTTGCCCTGA
- a CDS encoding RICIN domain-containing protein → MTAAMAIAAVIAGGIAYGAGRADSGKAPLARLETPATDIAEVAETAVPAAAPARSVEPEPIQKKPTNEPAKGMVYDGLKVAPEGDRCAGVYATATGLCTHGPDAPPKGVDIKKDTPPAVKSVTPAADPAKPAATQPAPRKSQGPSRDTPAVDAQAPRTTAAAASPSPSTAAAPAATGTTTTAAGPAGQTVQCDSDGSSGNRVQVVYVHGPGRDRYSEYLASFRKWAADADLIYSVSAEETGGVRHIRYVTAADCTPTVLNIELTDSALSEFSATNRALAAKGLDRRDRKYMIFAEAQVYCGIGTFAGDERPGQSNQSNFGPSYGRTDSGCWGGHTAAHELGHNLGAVNNSAPNTSRGAHCTDEWDVMCYSDSPYYPQMRNVCTNRASENILDCNHDDYFHTSPRAGSYLATHWNIADNQFLMRTKGGGTGPDPTPNPTPSPTSTPTPTRTPTPTPTPTGPRPGTGPDVTVGQIQADSVVVSWPRVSGASWYQVLLDGRHLTWVQGTALRIYNLRPGTSHTAAVSVRDGQGRDSGPGRATSFRTAGAGGTTTPGTRYLLSNGSTGLSAQLWGGRSADGTVLVGAQSNGYEQQQWYFDDAGSGLVRVRSAASAKCLQPGGTPAPGMWVAQQPCAAGSSAQQWRMTVANGAVTLTDRSGSYALTVSSRPYYGSWLLDLQRVDGRQAQIWTARRAG, encoded by the coding sequence GTGACCGCCGCGATGGCCATCGCGGCGGTCATAGCCGGGGGGATCGCCTACGGGGCGGGACGCGCGGACTCGGGCAAGGCTCCGCTCGCCCGCCTCGAGACCCCCGCCACCGACATCGCGGAGGTCGCCGAGACCGCCGTCCCCGCCGCTGCGCCGGCCAGGAGCGTGGAGCCCGAGCCGATCCAGAAGAAGCCGACCAACGAGCCGGCCAAGGGCATGGTGTACGACGGGCTCAAGGTGGCCCCCGAGGGAGACCGCTGCGCGGGCGTCTACGCCACAGCCACCGGTTTGTGCACCCACGGCCCCGACGCGCCACCCAAGGGCGTCGACATCAAGAAGGACACTCCCCCCGCGGTCAAGTCCGTGACCCCTGCGGCCGATCCCGCCAAACCGGCCGCGACGCAGCCCGCGCCCCGGAAGAGCCAGGGACCCTCGCGGGACACGCCCGCCGTCGACGCGCAGGCCCCGCGCACCACGGCCGCCGCCGCGTCGCCGAGCCCCTCCACCGCCGCCGCTCCGGCCGCCACCGGGACCACCACGACCGCCGCGGGGCCCGCCGGGCAGACCGTCCAGTGCGACAGCGACGGCAGCTCCGGCAACCGAGTCCAGGTCGTGTACGTCCACGGCCCGGGACGCGACCGGTATTCCGAGTACCTCGCCTCCTTCCGCAAGTGGGCCGCCGACGCCGACCTCATCTACTCGGTCAGCGCCGAGGAGACCGGCGGCGTCCGCCACATCCGGTACGTGACGGCCGCGGACTGCACGCCCACGGTCCTCAACATCGAACTCACCGATTCCGCACTGTCCGAGTTCAGCGCCACCAACCGCGCGCTCGCCGCCAAGGGCCTCGACCGACGCGACCGCAAGTACATGATCTTCGCCGAAGCACAGGTGTACTGCGGTATCGGCACCTTCGCCGGGGACGAGCGGCCGGGCCAGTCCAACCAGAGCAACTTCGGCCCCTCGTACGGGCGTACGGACAGCGGCTGCTGGGGCGGGCACACCGCGGCCCACGAACTCGGCCACAACCTGGGCGCGGTCAACAACAGCGCGCCCAACACCAGCCGGGGTGCGCACTGTACGGACGAGTGGGACGTGATGTGCTACTCGGACAGCCCGTACTACCCGCAGATGCGTAACGTCTGCACCAACCGGGCCTCCGAGAACATCCTCGACTGCAATCACGACGACTACTTCCACACCAGCCCGCGGGCCGGCAGCTATCTCGCCACGCACTGGAACATCGCCGACAACCAGTTCCTCATGCGGACCAAGGGCGGCGGCACCGGACCGGACCCCACACCGAACCCCACACCCAGCCCGACATCCACCCCCACCCCCACCCGCACGCCGACGCCCACGCCGACGCCGACCGGGCCGAGGCCCGGCACCGGGCCGGACGTGACGGTCGGCCAGATCCAGGCGGACTCCGTCGTGGTGAGCTGGCCGCGGGTCAGCGGAGCGTCCTGGTACCAGGTGCTCCTCGACGGCAGGCACCTGACCTGGGTGCAGGGCACCGCACTGCGGATCTACAACCTGCGGCCGGGCACCTCGCACACCGCCGCCGTCTCCGTCCGCGACGGCCAGGGCCGTGACAGCGGACCGGGCCGGGCGACGAGCTTCCGTACCGCCGGGGCGGGCGGCACCACCACCCCCGGCACCCGCTATCTGCTCTCCAACGGCAGCACCGGGCTGAGCGCCCAGCTGTGGGGCGGCCGGAGCGCCGACGGCACGGTCCTGGTCGGTGCTCAGAGCAACGGGTACGAACAGCAGCAGTGGTACTTCGACGACGCGGGAAGTGGTCTCGTGCGCGTCCGGTCGGCGGCCTCCGCCAAGTGCCTGCAGCCCGGCGGCACGCCGGCCCCCGGCATGTGGGTGGCCCAGCAGCCCTGTGCCGCCGGTTCCTCCGCACAGCAGTGGCGGATGACCGTCGCGAACGGCGCGGTCACGCTCACCGACCGGAGCGGGTCCTACGCCCTGACCGTCAGCAGCCGCCCGTACTACGGGTCCTGGCTGCTCGACCTCCAGCGCGTGGACGGACGGCAGGCGCAGATCTGGACAGCCCGCCGGGCCGGCTGA
- a CDS encoding arginase family protein: MTLPTLPGERGLAVVEAPSVLGLRPSGVQELPEAVLGGVARVARVEPPAYDPARDVETGVLNPDGIARYSAELADVVGEVLDSGRFPVVLGGDCSILLGNLLALRRRGRYGLLFLDGHTDFYQPSAEPAGEVASMELALATGRGPRQLADLEGRGPLVRDEDVVAFGFRDAEESAAAGSRPLPPGLYALALDDVRAAGVGAAARGAVTRIAERDGYWVHLDVDVLDDAIMPAVDYRQPGGLSWAELEDVLRTALGHERAVGFDVTIFNPRLDPGGTIADRLTECLRRALAVEGPPV; this comes from the coding sequence ATGACGCTGCCCACGCTGCCCGGCGAGCGTGGCCTCGCCGTCGTCGAGGCGCCGTCCGTGCTCGGGTTGCGGCCGTCCGGGGTCCAGGAGCTGCCGGAGGCCGTGCTCGGTGGAGTGGCTCGGGTCGCGCGGGTCGAACCGCCCGCGTACGACCCGGCGCGGGACGTCGAGACCGGGGTGCTCAACCCGGATGGCATCGCGCGGTACTCGGCAGAGCTGGCGGACGTCGTCGGCGAAGTCCTCGACTCGGGGCGCTTTCCCGTCGTCCTGGGCGGCGACTGCAGCATTCTGCTCGGGAACCTGCTCGCTCTGCGGCGCAGGGGGCGGTACGGGCTGCTGTTCCTCGACGGACACACGGACTTCTACCAGCCGTCCGCCGAGCCCGCCGGCGAGGTCGCGTCGATGGAACTCGCCCTGGCCACCGGGCGCGGCCCCCGGCAGCTCGCCGATCTGGAGGGCCGGGGACCGCTGGTGCGGGACGAGGACGTCGTCGCGTTCGGGTTCCGTGACGCCGAGGAGTCCGCCGCGGCGGGGAGCCGGCCGCTCCCGCCGGGGCTGTACGCCCTCGCCCTCGACGACGTGCGCGCGGCCGGCGTGGGCGCGGCCGCGCGCGGCGCCGTCACCCGGATCGCCGAGCGGGACGGCTACTGGGTCCACCTGGACGTCGACGTCCTGGACGACGCGATCATGCCCGCGGTCGACTACCGACAGCCCGGCGGGCTGAGCTGGGCCGAACTGGAGGACGTACTGAGGACGGCCCTGGGCCACGAGCGTGCTGTCGGCTTCGACGTCACGATCTTCAACCCGCGGCTCGACCCCGGCGGGACGATCGCCGACCGCCTGACCGAATGCCTCCGGCGGGCCCTGGCGGTCGAGGGCCCGCCGGTCTAG
- a CDS encoding GH25 family lysozyme, translating into MFSHARTGRASHAVVAALVTATLAVGGALAGAQPSAAAHPGTYAVKGVDTSHHNHDGTGKAIDWKRVARSNSFAFLKATQGSSYRDPWFARDYKAVAATSLMRAPYHFFDPKGTRDGAAQADHFVRTARAAGYTGSRAGELPPVLDVESVWVKGKEVCPKALRADQLRTFLQRVRTAFKVTPIVYTRASFVHDCMGGNGKVFQGYPLWLARYGSGAKEPQSVPGAGAWTFWQYTETERVPGMPGRNGTDGSADRNVYRGTLAQLRALAHLGGGAPQPRPGASWPTLKAGQRGADVTTAQLLLGARGYATAADGVFGEGTQRQVKAFQRSRSLTADGIVGPATWARLVVTLKSGAKGHAVTALQRQLTDNGHAVTADGVFGAGTETKLRTFQRTRGLTADGIAGTATWAALVGAGSGR; encoded by the coding sequence GTGTTCAGCCATGCCCGCACCGGCCGCGCATCGCACGCCGTCGTCGCCGCCCTGGTCACCGCAACCCTCGCCGTCGGCGGGGCACTCGCCGGCGCGCAGCCGAGCGCCGCCGCCCACCCGGGTACGTATGCCGTGAAGGGAGTCGACACCAGCCATCACAACCATGACGGGACCGGGAAGGCCATCGACTGGAAGCGCGTCGCACGGAGCAACTCCTTCGCCTTCCTCAAGGCCACCCAGGGCAGCAGCTACCGGGACCCCTGGTTCGCCCGCGACTACAAGGCCGTCGCCGCGACAAGCCTGATGAGGGCGCCTTACCACTTCTTCGACCCGAAGGGCACCCGCGACGGCGCCGCGCAGGCCGACCACTTCGTCCGTACCGCCCGCGCGGCCGGCTACACGGGCAGCAGGGCCGGGGAACTGCCGCCCGTCCTCGACGTGGAGAGCGTGTGGGTCAAGGGCAAGGAGGTCTGTCCGAAGGCCCTGCGCGCCGATCAGCTGAGGACGTTCCTCCAGCGTGTGAGGACGGCGTTCAAAGTGACCCCGATCGTCTACACCCGGGCCTCGTTCGTGCACGACTGCATGGGCGGCAACGGCAAGGTCTTCCAGGGCTATCCGCTGTGGCTCGCCCGGTACGGAAGTGGCGCGAAAGAGCCGCAGAGCGTTCCGGGCGCTGGAGCCTGGACGTTTTGGCAGTACACAGAGACCGAGCGGGTGCCCGGCATGCCTGGCCGCAACGGCACCGACGGCAGCGCCGACCGCAACGTCTACCGGGGCACTCTCGCCCAGCTGCGCGCCCTGGCCCACCTGGGCGGCGGCGCCCCGCAGCCCCGGCCCGGTGCCTCCTGGCCGACACTGAAGGCGGGGCAGCGTGGTGCGGACGTGACCACGGCCCAACTCCTGCTCGGGGCGAGGGGATACGCGACAGCTGCGGACGGAGTGTTCGGCGAGGGTACGCAGCGGCAGGTCAAGGCTTTCCAGCGGTCCCGGAGCCTGACCGCCGACGGCATCGTCGGGCCCGCCACCTGGGCCCGTCTCGTGGTCACCCTGAAGTCCGGGGCGAAGGGGCACGCGGTCACCGCGCTCCAGCGTCAGCTCACCGACAACGGCCACGCGGTCACCGCTGACGGCGTGTTCGGCGCTGGTACGGAGACGAAGCTGAGGACCTTCCAGAGGACCCGAGGCCTGACAGCCGATGGAATCGCCGGCACCGCCACCTGGGCGGCGCTGGTGGGCGCCGGCTCAGGCCGCTGA
- a CDS encoding DUF2690 domain-containing protein, with the protein MGVDGGAPAADAKQRLARLLRGWWEQHPGKVTQEALARRITERGVRTSQEMLSRYLHRTRPTLARTDVIRAMHEVLGRAEEELASALALHDEASEAPGSAPAAMSPPPSPPAPAAADPAAAAQAQAPAIAAGVVPASEGAVVPEVPGEAEDEVVPAVPDDRGSVSAPSPEPVVASTAVLAPAASSTSGSRVARTLWIVLASCVVVGMSVVGAVVLDSDRDRSKEAQPPAGPPASSLSSSFPFSAAPTSTAECQGASCFGVDPKYAVCREDAVTYYTGSGHGIRVELRFSAMCQAAWAKMSGTSQGDVVRVTNNAGRSRHYTQQWGHDAHSTMVEALNPDDAKACARTPRGEVCATVPVSR; encoded by the coding sequence ATGGGCGTGGATGGCGGCGCACCCGCGGCGGACGCGAAGCAGCGGCTCGCCCGGCTCCTGCGAGGCTGGTGGGAGCAGCACCCGGGGAAGGTCACCCAGGAGGCGCTGGCCCGGCGGATCACGGAGCGTGGAGTCCGTACGAGCCAGGAGATGCTGTCCCGCTATCTGCACCGGACTCGTCCCACGCTGGCCCGGACCGACGTGATCCGCGCGATGCACGAGGTCCTCGGCCGGGCGGAGGAGGAGCTGGCCTCGGCGCTCGCCTTGCACGACGAGGCGTCGGAGGCGCCCGGATCGGCGCCGGCGGCCATGTCTCCGCCGCCGTCTCCGCCTGCGCCCGCTGCTGCGGATCCGGCTGCGGCTGCGCAGGCCCAAGCGCCTGCGATTGCGGCTGGAGTTGTGCCTGCCTCTGAGGGTGCGGTGGTGCCCGAGGTACCGGGCGAAGCGGAGGACGAGGTTGTCCCGGCGGTCCCCGACGATCGTGGTTCGGTGTCCGCTCCGTCTCCTGAGCCCGTGGTTGCTTCCACGGCGGTACTCGCGCCTGCCGCGTCGAGCACCTCCGGATCGCGTGTCGCCCGGACGCTCTGGATCGTGCTCGCCTCGTGCGTCGTTGTCGGCATGTCCGTGGTCGGTGCCGTCGTTCTGGACAGCGACAGGGACCGCAGCAAGGAGGCGCAGCCGCCCGCCGGGCCGCCGGCTTCCTCCCTCTCCTCCTCCTTCCCCTTCTCCGCCGCGCCGACGTCCACCGCCGAGTGCCAGGGCGCGTCCTGCTTCGGCGTGGATCCGAAGTACGCCGTCTGCCGGGAGGACGCCGTCACCTACTACACGGGCAGCGGGCACGGCATCCGCGTGGAGCTGCGGTTCAGCGCGATGTGCCAGGCCGCATGGGCCAAGATGAGCGGCACCTCGCAGGGTGACGTCGTTCGGGTCACGAACAATGCCGGGCGTTCGAGGCACTACACGCAGCAGTGGGGCCATGACGCCCACAGCACGATGGTCGAGGCGCTGAACCCGGACGACGCGAAGGCCTGCGCCCGTACCCCGCGCGGCGAGGTGTGCGCCACGGTGCCGGTGTCGCGCTGA
- a CDS encoding peptidoglycan-binding domain-containing protein, with product MFSSTARKAAAPKTTTRLIASVLAVAALTGTGLASGATAGAVPAAAGSVAPAAAPVAASLSDSVSASVAQAADVSWPTLKSGSRGAEVTALQHLLVARGHSVAVDGAFGPSTGRAVTAFQRAQRLAADGVVGSATWSKLVPTLREGGRGPAVKAVQTLLTARGQKVTVDGTLTAAVAAKVKAFQKSRGLAADGVVGRQTWAALLSARPAAPVGSRATTARKILGTSGITLATVHPGGRHAGSTAKQNVVDTANAKGALTSPWGDKPNRRVVLDTRMLNGLLKLRTQFGYRVSVSELVGGDHSSHSKHYAGLAIDISHINGRHVGDGAPHRGLMAACRQLGAKEVLGPGDAGHGRHVHCAWPR from the coding sequence ATGTTCTCGTCCACCGCACGTAAGGCCGCGGCACCCAAGACCACCACTCGTCTGATCGCCTCCGTCCTCGCCGTGGCCGCACTCACCGGCACGGGGCTCGCCTCCGGTGCCACAGCCGGCGCCGTCCCTGCCGCAGCCGGCTCTGTCGCCCCGGCCGCCGCCCCCGTCGCCGCTTCCCTGTCCGATTCCGTGTCCGCTTCCGTGGCCCAAGCGGCGGACGTGTCCTGGCCGACCCTGAAGTCCGGGTCCCGGGGCGCGGAGGTCACCGCGCTGCAGCACCTGCTGGTCGCACGGGGCCACTCCGTGGCCGTCGACGGGGCGTTCGGCCCGTCGACCGGCCGTGCCGTCACCGCGTTCCAGCGGGCCCAGCGGCTGGCCGCCGACGGCGTCGTCGGCTCTGCCACGTGGAGCAAGCTCGTGCCGACCCTGCGCGAGGGCGGCCGGGGCCCGGCGGTGAAGGCCGTCCAGACCCTGCTGACAGCGCGCGGCCAGAAGGTGACCGTCGACGGCACTCTGACGGCGGCCGTCGCGGCGAAGGTGAAGGCCTTCCAGAAGTCCCGCGGTCTCGCCGCCGACGGCGTCGTCGGCCGGCAGACCTGGGCGGCCCTCCTCTCCGCCCGGCCCGCGGCTCCGGTCGGCTCCCGGGCCACCACCGCGCGGAAGATCCTCGGCACGTCCGGCATCACCCTGGCCACGGTGCACCCCGGTGGCCGGCACGCCGGATCGACCGCGAAGCAGAACGTCGTCGACACGGCCAACGCAAAGGGCGCGCTCACCAGCCCGTGGGGCGACAAGCCCAATCGCAGGGTCGTCCTCGACACCCGGATGCTGAACGGCCTGCTGAAGCTGCGCACGCAGTTCGGCTACCGGGTCTCCGTCTCCGAACTCGTCGGCGGCGACCACAGTTCCCACTCCAAGCACTACGCGGGTCTGGCCATCGACATCAGTCACATCAACGGCCGACACGTGGGCGACGGCGCCCCGCACCGAGGTCTGATGGCGGCCTGCCGGCAGCTCGGCGCGAAGGAGGTACTCGGCCCGGGCGACGCCGGCCACGGCCGCCACGTCCACTGCGCCTGGCCGCGCTGA
- a CDS encoding IS5 family transposase (programmed frameshift): MGRGERGDLSDAEWERLRPFLPVSNGRCGRWRDHRQVIDGILHRVRTGVHWRDLPERFGPWKTVYERHRLWSADVTWELLLHQVQAAADAAGEIDWDVSVDSTIVRAHQHAAGARTDPPPAIAGSKGDETGTPGRSSVAEPRQPAGGGGAGGEGLGRSRGGFTSKIHLSADGRCRPLSLIVTPGQRADCTQFAPVLEKIRVPRRGSGRPRKTPDSVAADKAYSNGPCRQYLRRRGIRHTIPEKADSRAARLRKGSRGGRPPGFDEERYKKRNTVERAVNRLKNFRAVATRYDKRGYVFLGTVSAAAVIVWLRS; the protein is encoded by the exons ATGGGGCGGGGTGAACGCGGTGATCTGTCGGACGCGGAGTGGGAACGGCTGCGGCCGTTCCTGCCCGTGAGCAATGGTCGGTGCGGGCGGTGGCGTGATCACCGGCAAGTAATCGACGGGATTCTGCACCGGGTTCGGACCGGGGTTCACTGGCGCGATCTGCCGGAGCGGTTCGGGCCGTGGAAGACGGTCTACGAGCGCCACCGGCTCTGGTCGGCCGACGTCACCTGGGAACTTCTGCTGCACCAGGTCCAAGCGGCGGCCGATGCGGCTGGCGAGATCGACTGGGACGTCTCTGTGGACTCGACCATCGTTCGCGCGCACCAGCACGCGGCCGGCGCCCGCACCGACCCTCCGCCGGCCATCGCCGGCTCAAAGGGGGACGAGACG GGAACACCAGGACGAAGCTCCGTGGCAGAGCCTCGTCAGCCGGCTGGTGGAGGTGGTGCAGGAGGCGAGGGCCTGGGGCGTTCGCGCGGCGGCTTCACGAGCAAGATTCACCTGAGCGCGGACGGTCGCTGCCGGCCGCTGTCCCTGATCGTTACACCGGGGCAGCGGGCCGACTGCACCCAGTTCGCGCCGGTGCTGGAGAAGATCCGGGTTCCCCGGCGCGGTTCGGGCCGGCCCCGCAAGACGCCGGACAGCGTCGCAGCAGATAAGGCCTACAGCAACGGTCCCTGCCGTCAATACCTGCGGCGGCGCGGCATCCGGCACACGATTCCGGAGAAGGCCGACAGCCGGGCAGCCCGCCTGCGCAAGGGATCACGAGGCGGACGGCCACCGGGGTTCGACGAGGAGCGGTACAAGAAGCGCAACACCGTCGAACGAGCCGTCAATAGGCTCAAGAATTTCCGTGCGGTGGCTACGCGGTATGACAAGCGCGGCTACGTGTTCCTCGGCACCGTCTCAGCCGCAGCTGTCATCGTGTGGCTCCGCTCATGA
- a CDS encoding MBL fold metallo-hydrolase codes for MSQLNADQFPVRTLGGPTALFEYGGLRFLTDPTFDGPGDYPSTGPTLTKTAPSLTTPAELGPIDVVLLSHDEHADNLDTSGRGLLADVPLTLTTPGGGERLGEQAKGLADWETVELERPGGGTITVTGVPAIHGPGPREEVERFAGQVVGFVLTGEGLPTVYVSGDNASLDAVKEIARRFAPVDTAILFAGAPRFPMLFGGDPIVLDSAQAADAARILDARRVVPAHHDSWAHFTEGREELKAAFTAAGLADRLDQDWTRRS; via the coding sequence ATGTCCCAGCTCAACGCCGATCAGTTCCCGGTCCGCACGCTCGGCGGCCCGACCGCCCTGTTCGAGTACGGCGGCCTGCGCTTCCTGACGGACCCGACCTTCGACGGCCCCGGCGACTACCCCTCGACCGGTCCGACGCTGACCAAGACCGCCCCCTCCCTCACCACCCCCGCCGAACTCGGCCCCATCGACGTGGTCCTGCTCTCCCACGACGAGCACGCCGACAACCTCGACACCTCCGGCCGCGGCCTGCTCGCCGACGTCCCCCTCACCCTCACCACCCCCGGCGGCGGCGAGCGCCTCGGAGAGCAGGCCAAGGGCCTGGCCGACTGGGAGACGGTCGAGTTGGAGCGCCCGGGCGGCGGCACCATCACCGTCACCGGTGTGCCCGCCATCCACGGCCCCGGCCCGCGCGAGGAGGTCGAGCGGTTCGCCGGCCAGGTCGTCGGCTTCGTACTGACCGGTGAGGGTCTGCCGACGGTCTACGTCAGCGGCGACAACGCCTCCCTCGACGCCGTCAAGGAGATCGCCAGGCGCTTCGCCCCGGTGGACACCGCCATCCTGTTCGCCGGAGCCCCTCGCTTTCCCATGCTCTTCGGCGGCGATCCGATCGTCCTGGACAGCGCGCAGGCCGCCGACGCAGCCCGGATCCTCGACGCCCGCCGTGTCGTCCCGGCCCACCACGACAGCTGGGCCCACTTCACCGAGGGCCGCGAAGAACTGAAGGCCGCCTTCACCGCCGCCGGCCTGGCCGACCGCCTGGACCAGGACTGGACGCGGCGCTCCTGA
- a CDS encoding ABATE domain-containing protein, protein MDDTPATDTAQTPLPPAPGADRYRSLDFADTAATLPAGQSYDLLAAPESAMRWLAAHDLTTPDVQLYDVCAQRMRTLRAHVRALFAARVDSTTPPEASLRAVNEALTAVPTAPLLAWDGSQGLRRIQAHPTDRAVNHALATLAADAADLLTGPDADILAACGSAPCDRFLMRTHGRRHWCSTRCGDRARAARAYARRSGASD, encoded by the coding sequence ATGGACGACACCCCGGCCACCGACACGGCGCAGACCCCTCTGCCTCCAGCTCCGGGTGCCGACCGGTACCGCTCCCTGGACTTCGCCGATACCGCCGCGACCCTGCCTGCCGGCCAGAGCTACGACCTGCTCGCCGCCCCCGAATCCGCCATGCGCTGGCTGGCCGCCCACGACCTGACCACCCCGGACGTGCAGTTGTACGACGTGTGCGCCCAGCGGATGCGCACACTTCGCGCACACGTACGCGCACTGTTCGCCGCCCGCGTCGACAGCACCACCCCGCCCGAGGCATCCCTGCGCGCGGTGAACGAGGCACTCACGGCCGTACCCACCGCGCCCCTCCTCGCCTGGGACGGGTCTCAGGGGCTGCGCCGCATCCAGGCGCACCCCACCGACCGGGCCGTCAACCACGCACTGGCGACCCTCGCCGCGGACGCCGCCGACCTGCTCACCGGTCCCGACGCCGACATCCTCGCCGCGTGCGGCTCCGCACCCTGCGACCGGTTCCTCATGCGCACCCACGGTCGGCGCCACTGGTGCTCCACCCGCTGCGGCGACCGCGCCCGCGCCGCCCGCGCCTACGCCCGACGCAGCGGTGCCTCGGACTGA